The Saprospiraceae bacterium genomic interval ACCAATGGCAAGCGTCACGATGTTACCCACCGGAATCCCCAATAAGATACCCAGGATGCCACCAGCCTGGCAAATCAGTATGGCTTCCGTGAGAAACAAGTGCACTATATTTTTCTTTGTGGCCCCAATAGCCTTTGCAATGCCGATCTCGCGGGTGCGCTCGGTTACGGATACGAGCATGATGTTCATCAATCCTATGGAGGCGCCTAGTAAAGTCATCATTCCGATAGCTACAGCAGCGGCACGCAATTTGACCGTATTCTCCCGAAGAAACTCAACGATGCCATCGCTTTTAAAAATCTCAAAATCGTTTTCTTCATAAGCTTTTAATTCGCGTATAACGCGCAACACACCTATGGCATGGTCTATGGTTTTATCGATATCTACTGCATTGGGTACATTGACTTCAATATCGAAATTGGAGTCGGCAACTCCGTATTCGAGTTTTGCATTATTCAAAGGGATGTATACCCTCCGGTCGGCTCCTTCGTTCATGCTGGCACCTTTCGATTTTAATGTGCCAACGATCTGGTATTTTTTACCACCAATAAGAATTTCTTTTTGCAGAGCCTTATCCGGATCTTCGTCAAAAAGGCGATTGACCAGTTCATATCCAATCACGGCTTTTGGAACGCCGTATTCCAGTTCGTGGGTTGAAAAATTTCGACCCCGATCGATTTCGTATCCGGCAATATCCAGGTAATTTTCATCGATGCCTCTGATCCGCGTACTGGGATTGGTTTTCTTATTTCCATACTGGATGATGCTATTGTAACTGCAGCGAAAGGAAATACCCACTTTTGCAATATTTTGCATGCGTTCCTTAAAGCTACTGACCTGGTCATAGGTCAACGGGGCAGCTTCTTTGTATTGCTCACGACCTCCGTGCCGTCGGAATTCAACCGACTTTCGGTCGATGCTGAAACTATTGGCACCCAGATTCGAAAAATTGCTGCTCATGCTGTAAATCATCCCGTCTATGGATGTCAGGATGCCGACCAGGGCCAATATACCCAAGGCTATGATCACCAGGGTCAATGTGGAGCGCAATAAATTGGCTCTTACGTTCACAAATGCCAGCCGCAGGATTTCGGTGTATTTCATTGAATGCAAATATAACCGGGCAGCAGGCTATGAAGGGGGAATTTCCCCGGGATGGGGTGTGTTTTCGACCAATGGGGGGAATATTTAGGCTAATGAGAGAAGGAGGGGAGGAGGGAGGGGGCTTGGAGTCCTGTAGGCCTGTAGGCCTGTAGGCTTTTAGGCTTTTAGGCTTTTAGGCTTGTAGGCTTGTTGGGTGGGGGGAATTTAATTCAACGGAAAAGCTTGAAGCGAAAAGCCTAAAGATATATTTCGATTCCATTGATAGAATTCTCTTCCCTAAACGAACTAACGTATGTTAGTCCCAACAACTAACAACTGCCAACTAACAACTGCCAACTGCTAACTTCTTACTGCCAACTTCCCCCTACTGCCAACTGCCTACTGCCCACTGCCTACTACTGACTGCCAACTTCTTACTGCCAACTTCCTCCAACTTCCGCTTTCTCAATACACTCCATCAGCTCTGCGTGAATTTTGCTATTGGATGCTACCACGTGATGGGCATTTAAGATTCCTTTTTCGGCGCCCTGGAAATTGGTGACTTTTCCATGGGCCTCCTGGATTAAGAGGATGCCTGCGGCGATGTCCCAGGGATTGAGGCGGGTTTCGTAGTAGCCGTCGAAACGACCGGCGGCAGTGTAGGCGAGATCTATGGCAGCCGATCCCAGTCGGCGGATGCCGCGTGAATGATGGAGTACATTGGTGAGTACTGCGGCCAGATTGGGCATGTAACCGCGTTTGTAGGGAAAGCCCGTCGCAATGACAGAGTCTTCCAGATTTTCTACGTCGCTGACGCGTATGTGCTGACCGTTTAAAAAGGCTCCGCCAGTCTTCCAGCCATAAAAACAATCGTCGTGCATGACGTCGTATACGACACCTAATACGGGTTCAGAATCGTGGGCCAGCGCAATGCTTACCGAAAATACGGGAATGCCTTTCAGAAAATTTGTCGTGCCATCCAGCGGATCGATAATCCAGCTGTAATGCGATGATGAGATCTGCGTTTGTGTATTTTCTTCCGTCAGAAATTGTGCATTGGGGACGAGGGGATCCAATGCTTTAGCCAGCATCTTTTCCGTTTCAATATCCACATAGGAAACCAGACTGTGTTTTTCTTTTTCGAGTATCTGATCTGCTTTTACTTTTCCCAGTTCTTCGCGGATGAATTGGCCGGCTTTTCGGGAAACGTCGGCGACGCGGTGGCAGATGACTTCGAGGTTGTTTAGTGGCATTTGAAATGGGAGCTAAAAGGTTAAAAGACCAGGAGGCCTAAAGCCTAAAGCCTAAAGCCTAAAGCCTAAAGCCTAAAGCCTAAAGCCTAAAGCCTAAAGCCTAAAGCCTAAAGCCTAAAGCCTAAAGCCTAAAGCCTAAAGCCTAAAGCCTAAAGCCTAAAGCCTAAAGCCTAAAGCCTAAAGCCTAAAGCTAAGGGATGTAAATTAAACAATTTATTTTGAATTGATTATTATCTTGAATTAAAATCCATACTTGGAAAACTTTAGCTTTAAGCTTCCAGCTTCATGCTTTTTCGAAAAACTGCATTCCCTCCAAGCCTAAAAGCCTACCTCCCTAAAAGCCTAAAAGTCAAAAAGTCAAAAAAAAAGTCAAAAAGTCGAAAGGTCGAAAAGTCCAAAAGCCTCCCACCCTCCATTCCTTCCCCCCTCTATCCTCAAACCAACTCCTTCCTCAATCTCGCCACCGGGATGTTCAACTGTTCGCGGTATTTGGCGATGGTACGGCGAGCGATATTGTAACCCCTTTTGTTTAACATGGATTTTAATTTCTCATCGCTGAGGGGTTTGTTTTTACTTTCGTTTTGGACGAGATCGGATAATATTTTTTTAACTTCAAGGGTGGAAACTTCATCGCCTTCTTCGTTCTGCATGGATTCAGAGAAAAAATCCTTCAGGCGTTTGGTTCCAAATTCTGTTTGTACAAACTTGCTGTTGGCTACGCGGGAAACTGTTGAAATATCCAGGTCGGTAATTTCAGCAATGTCTTTCAGGATCATGGGTTTTATTTTTTTCTGGTCACCAGTCAGAAAATATTCCTGCTGATATTGCATGATGGAATACATCGTTCTGTATAATGTATCCTGTCTTTGTTTGATCGCATCAATAAACCACTTTGCACCTTCAATTTTTTGCTTAATGAAGAGAATTGCTTCTTTTTCTTTCTTTGAATTGAGCCCTGCTTTTTTATTGTCTTTGTAGTGACGCAACATATCGAGATATTGATCATTGATCCTTAAATCGGGCGCATTCCGGCTATTCAAGCTAAGCTCCAGTTCACCATCGCGGTTGACAATGGTAAAATCCGGCACAATGATGTGGCCGGCTACTGAGCCCGTATTGAGTTGATCGACATAACCGGAGGAGGGCTTGGGATTGAGTTTCAGAATTTCATCGATTGCCACTTTCAATTGGGCCTCTGTAAGATTAAGCACTCTTTGGAGTTTGGTATAGTGCTTTTTGGTGAATTCGTCAAAATGACGTTCGAGTATAAATTCGGTAAGACGAAGAATCTTTAACTGGCTACGATTGCTGGTGAGCTTCATTTTAGCCCGGATCTGAATAAGCAAACACTCCTGTAGCGAACGGGCACCTACACCGGGTGGATCAAATGCCTGGATTTTTAACAGGATATTCAGGATCTCCTTTTCTGAACAAACCAGGTTTTGCGAAAACAAAAGGTCATCAATGATAGCCGACGGTTCCCTGCGCAGATAGCCGTCGTCGTCAATGCTACCTACGATCTGAAGCGCTATTTTATAATGATCCTCATTTTTAAGTTTGAGCAGGCCGATTTGTTTGCGCAAGTGATCGTGAAATGTGTTTTCAACCGCTATGGGTACCGATTTGGATTCCTCTTCCGGCATTCCATAATCGTCAGATTTATATTTATAGGAAGCGGTATCATCGTCCATGTA includes:
- a CDS encoding inositol monophosphatase: MPLNNLEVICHRVADVSRKAGQFIREELGKVKADQILEKEKHSLVSYVDIETEKMLAKALDPLVPNAQFLTEENTQTQISSSHYSWIIDPLDGTTNFLKGIPVFSVSIALAHDSEPVLGVVYDVMHDDCFYGWKTGGAFLNGQHIRVSDVENLEDSVIATGFPYKRGYMPNLAAVLTNVLHHSRGIRRLGSAAIDLAYTAAGRFDGYYETRLNPWDIAAGILLIQEAHGKVTNFQGAEKGILNAHHVVASNSKIHAELMECIEKAEVGGSWQ
- the rpoN gene encoding RNA polymerase factor sigma-54, which encodes MIKQQLSQSLLQKLSPQQIQLMKLLQIPTAILDQRIQEELESNPALEEGNERDEISDNSIDNQEHDSADEFEIGETEIYQQESQDDLINSDSFDDYLNNYMDDDTASYKYKSDDYGMPEEESKSVPIAVENTFHDHLRKQIGLLKLKNEDHYKIALQIVGSIDDDGYLRREPSAIIDDLLFSQNLVCSEKEILNILLKIQAFDPPGVGARSLQECLLIQIRAKMKLTSNRSQLKILRLTEFILERHFDEFTKKHYTKLQRVLNLTEAQLKVAIDEILKLNPKPSSGYVDQLNTGSVAGHIIVPDFTIVNRDGELELSLNSRNAPDLRINDQYLDMLRHYKDNKKAGLNSKKEKEAILFIKQKIEGAKWFIDAIKQRQDTLYRTMYSIMQYQQEYFLTGDQKKIKPMILKDIAEITDLDISTVSRVANSKFVQTEFGTKRLKDFFSESMQNEEGDEVSTLEVKKILSDLVQNESKNKPLSDEKLKSMLNKRGYNIARRTIAKYREQLNIPVARLRKELV
- a CDS encoding ABC transporter permease, coding for MKYTEILRLAFVNVRANLLRSTLTLVIIALGILALVGILTSIDGMIYSMSSNFSNLGANSFSIDRKSVEFRRHGGREQYKEAAPLTYDQVSSFKERMQNIAKVGISFRCSYNSIIQYGNKKTNPSTRIRGIDENYLDIAGYEIDRGRNFSTHELEYGVPKAVIGYELVNRLFDEDPDKALQKEILIGGKKYQIVGTLKSKGASMNEGADRRVYIPLNNAKLEYGVADSNFDIEVNVPNAVDIDKTIDHAIGVLRVIRELKAYEENDFEIFKSDGIVEFLRENTVKLRAAAVAIGMMTLLGASIGLMNIMLVSVTERTREIGIAKAIGATKKNIVHLFLTEAILICQAGGILGILLGIPVGNIVTLAIGSDFIIPWAWILLGLVVCMFVGVISGLYPALKAANLDPVESLRYE